A single Halobellus ruber DNA region contains:
- a CDS encoding aldo/keto reductase gives METRPLGTTGVDVTEVGLGTWQLGGDWGDVAETQAREAIEAALDAGVTFLDTADVYGDGRSERLIREVLEGRDEEPFVATKAGRRLDPHVAEGYTESNLRGFVDDSRGRLGVETLDLVQLHCPPTDVYYEPATFEALETFKDEDRIDHYGVSVERVEEALKAIEYPGVETVQIIFNPFRQRPRETFFREAAARNVGVIVRVPLASGLLAGALTADTEFPENDHRNFNRDGEAFDVGETFAGVPYEDGLDAVDAIGPLVPDGQSMAQFTLRWILDHDAVSTVIPGSSTPEHVRDNVAAADLPRLPAGRHAAVREVYDESVREHVHQRW, from the coding sequence ATGGAGACGCGACCACTCGGGACGACCGGCGTCGACGTCACGGAGGTCGGACTCGGGACCTGGCAACTGGGCGGCGACTGGGGCGACGTGGCCGAAACACAGGCGCGTGAGGCGATCGAGGCCGCACTCGACGCCGGAGTCACGTTCCTCGACACCGCGGACGTGTACGGCGACGGCCGGAGCGAACGGCTCATCCGCGAGGTGCTCGAAGGGCGCGACGAGGAGCCGTTCGTGGCGACCAAGGCCGGCCGCCGGCTGGACCCCCACGTCGCCGAAGGGTACACCGAATCGAACCTTCGAGGGTTCGTCGACGACTCCCGCGGGCGGCTGGGCGTCGAGACCCTCGATCTGGTGCAGTTGCACTGCCCGCCCACGGACGTTTACTACGAGCCGGCGACCTTCGAGGCGCTGGAGACGTTCAAAGACGAGGACAGGATCGACCACTACGGCGTCAGCGTCGAACGCGTCGAGGAGGCGCTGAAGGCCATCGAGTATCCGGGCGTCGAGACGGTCCAGATCATCTTCAACCCGTTCCGGCAGCGCCCCCGGGAGACGTTCTTCCGGGAGGCCGCCGCCCGCAACGTCGGCGTCATCGTCCGGGTGCCGCTGGCGTCAGGCCTGCTAGCCGGGGCGCTGACGGCCGACACCGAGTTTCCGGAGAACGACCACCGGAACTTCAACCGCGACGGCGAGGCCTTCGACGTGGGCGAGACGTTCGCCGGCGTCCCCTACGAGGACGGGTTAGACGCCGTCGACGCGATCGGGCCGCTGGTGCCGGACGGGCAGTCGATGGCGCAGTTCACCCTCCGGTGGATCCTGGATCACGACGCGGTCTCGACGGTCATCCCAGGGTCGTCGACCCCCGAGCACGTCCGCGACAACGTCGCGGCCGCCGACCTCCCGCGGCTCCCCGCCGGGCGCCACGCGGCCGTCCGCGAGGTGTACGACGAGTCGGTCCGCGAGCACGTCCACCAGCGGTGGTGA
- a CDS encoding Gfo/Idh/MocA family protein: protein MVEEELDGVHAVNASFKFRLEGRPDDVRLDPSLAGGALMDVGCYAVSAARLFLGEPDRVYAHERDSRGAGVDTDLMGILEYDDAMAHVDGSFDAPEVQRYRVEAENGWVEAQPAFDVAADAPATLSYSIDGHEDTERFGPVDQYAEQVTAFANCVDSGAEPRTGGTEAIANMRVIDALYESAARGVPVDVA, encoded by the coding sequence CTGGTCGAGGAGGAACTCGACGGCGTCCACGCGGTGAACGCGTCGTTCAAGTTCCGGCTGGAGGGCCGTCCGGACGACGTCCGCCTTGACCCGTCGCTCGCGGGCGGCGCGCTGATGGACGTCGGCTGCTATGCGGTGTCGGCCGCGCGGCTGTTCCTCGGGGAGCCCGACCGGGTGTACGCCCACGAGCGGGACTCCCGCGGCGCCGGAGTCGACACCGATTTGATGGGGATCCTCGAGTACGACGACGCGATGGCGCACGTCGACGGCTCCTTCGACGCCCCCGAGGTCCAGCGGTACCGGGTCGAAGCCGAGAACGGATGGGTGGAGGCCCAGCCCGCGTTCGACGTCGCCGCCGACGCGCCGGCGACGCTCTCGTACTCGATCGACGGCCACGAAGACACCGAACGGTTCGGACCGGTCGATCAGTACGCCGAGCAGGTGACCGCCTTCGCGAACTGCGTCGACAGCGGTGCGGAACCGCGGACCGGCGGCACCGAGGCCATCGCGAATATGCGCGTCATCGACGCCCTCTACGAGAGCGCAGCGCGGGGCGTGCCCGTCGACGTGGCGTAA
- a CDS encoding RNA-guided endonuclease InsQ/TnpB family protein, with translation MEVRRTVPVALDVDSDDAALLEDTVDMFLWCAQYVVDHAFQGEYVTTSKTTLDDETYDDVREATGGFNGGLVQAARNKGAEACKSVVERWKNGKKASKPTFTSPHVVYDHRTVTFHDDYVSLATTDGRIEADYILPDKDSDTPHSQYLFSNEYETTGAELHYHDGDWVLHVHCKKEVEFDTSEQATTENGTVLGVDLGVNNLAVASTGTFWTGDEFDHWRREYEKRRGSLQQCGTRWAHQNIQSVGRKEEGRFKLMLHRISNELVAEARENEYSVIAFEDLTDIRERTGASWGHKWAFDRLYEYVEYKAEEYGITVEQVDPENTSRRCSKCGFTHPDNREDEDFECLNCGYENHADYNAAKNIGLRYLRRNQTGGDGGAPLGVRLNSGTLNVNGGYSPADDESARTGVHAESHRFSGG, from the coding sequence ATGGAGGTGCGGCGTACTGTCCCCGTTGCGCTCGATGTAGACAGTGACGACGCCGCACTCCTCGAAGACACCGTAGACATGTTCCTCTGGTGCGCTCAGTACGTCGTAGACCACGCTTTCCAAGGCGAGTACGTCACCACCAGCAAGACCACGCTGGACGACGAAACCTACGACGATGTGCGAGAAGCCACTGGCGGGTTCAACGGTGGACTGGTACAAGCCGCTCGAAACAAGGGGGCTGAAGCCTGCAAAAGCGTGGTTGAACGGTGGAAAAACGGAAAGAAAGCGTCGAAGCCGACGTTCACCAGTCCGCACGTCGTCTACGACCACCGCACCGTGACGTTCCACGACGACTACGTGAGCCTCGCTACGACCGACGGTCGTATCGAAGCCGACTACATTCTGCCCGACAAGGATAGCGACACGCCGCACTCGCAATACCTGTTCTCCAACGAATACGAAACGACGGGTGCGGAACTGCACTACCACGACGGCGACTGGGTGCTTCACGTCCACTGCAAGAAAGAGGTAGAGTTTGACACGTCGGAACAGGCAACCACTGAGAACGGAACGGTTCTCGGGGTTGACCTCGGTGTGAACAACCTCGCTGTCGCTTCGACGGGCACGTTCTGGACTGGCGACGAATTCGACCACTGGCGCAGAGAATATGAGAAACGGCGTGGGTCGCTCCAACAGTGCGGCACGCGCTGGGCACACCAGAACATCCAGTCAGTCGGACGGAAAGAGGAAGGCCGATTCAAGCTGATGCTGCACCGCATCAGCAACGAATTGGTCGCGGAGGCTCGTGAGAACGAGTATTCGGTGATAGCGTTCGAGGACTTGACGGACATTCGTGAGCGAACTGGCGCGTCGTGGGGCCACAAGTGGGCGTTTGACCGACTGTACGAGTACGTTGAGTACAAGGCCGAAGAATACGGCATCACGGTCGAGCAGGTTGACCCTGAGAACACGAGTCGCCGTTGCTCTAAGTGCGGGTTCACACACCCAGACAACCGCGAGGACGAAGACTTCGAGTGTCTGAACTGCGGGTATGAGAATCACGCGGATTACAACGCTGCGAAGAACATCGGGTTACGGTATCTCCGTCGCAACCAAACTGGGGGCGACGGAGGCGCACCCTTGGGCGTGCGCTTGAACAGCGGGACGTTGAACGTGAACGGAGGTTATTCTCCTGCCGACGATGAGTCGGCCAGAACGGGAGTCCACGCTGAATCCCACCGCTTTAGCGGTGGGTAG
- the galK gene encoding galactokinase gives MYEVRAPGRVNLIGEHTDYTGGDAMPIATDLHTALTAEPADHVEVSSAALDADGRFDPTGFEPDGTWLDYVKGVYHVLRADGYDPGGFRGELGGDLPLGSGLSSSASLELAVLAFLEDAYDLGIDRTELALLGQRVENDYVGVSCGVMDQFAVALCRAGSALHIDTGTLASDPVPIPADARVLVFHTGVERELVDSAYNERRSTVEAALDRLGRDSSKAVTEADLAELPALERQRLGYIRRENQRVVEAKDALTAGDLDRFGDLLTAAHRDIADNYGASCPELDLVVRAAVDAGAYGARLTGAGWGGAAVAVVDVENADAVARAVESRYAEQFPHHDSESYLIEPSAGVTVERQSRS, from the coding sequence ATGTACGAGGTACGCGCACCGGGTCGGGTGAACCTCATCGGCGAGCACACCGACTACACCGGCGGCGACGCGATGCCGATCGCGACCGACCTCCACACGGCCCTGACCGCCGAACCGGCAGACCACGTCGAGGTCAGCTCGGCCGCGCTCGACGCCGACGGCCGGTTCGACCCGACGGGCTTCGAGCCCGACGGCACCTGGCTCGACTACGTCAAGGGCGTCTATCACGTGCTCCGGGCCGACGGGTACGACCCCGGGGGCTTCCGTGGCGAACTCGGCGGCGACCTCCCGCTCGGCTCGGGGCTGAGCTCGTCGGCGAGCCTCGAACTCGCCGTCCTCGCCTTTCTGGAGGACGCTTACGACCTCGGGATCGACCGGACCGAGCTGGCGCTGCTCGGACAGCGGGTCGAGAACGACTACGTCGGGGTCTCCTGCGGGGTTATGGACCAGTTTGCGGTGGCGCTCTGTCGGGCGGGGAGTGCGCTCCACATCGACACGGGGACGTTGGCGTCCGATCCCGTCCCGATTCCCGCCGACGCGCGGGTGCTCGTGTTCCACACCGGGGTCGAGCGCGAACTCGTGGATTCGGCGTACAACGAACGGCGCTCGACAGTCGAGGCCGCCCTGGACCGTCTCGGGCGGGACTCCTCGAAGGCCGTGACCGAGGCCGACCTCGCGGAGTTGCCTGCCCTGGAGCGTCAACGCCTGGGGTACATCAGACGCGAGAACCAGCGCGTCGTGGAGGCGAAAGACGCCCTCACGGCCGGCGACCTCGACCGCTTCGGCGACCTGTTGACGGCAGCACACCGCGACATTGCCGACAATTACGGGGCGAGCTGTCCGGAGCTCGATCTCGTCGTCCGGGCGGCCGTCGACGCCGGCGCGTACGGCGCGCGGTTGACCGGGGCAGGATGGGGCGGGGCCGCGGTTGCGGTCGTCGACGTCGAGAACGCGGACGCGGTCGCCCGTGCGGTCGAATCGAGATACGCCGAGCAGTTCCCCCACCACGACTCGGAATCGTATCTGATCGAACCGTCCGCAGGGGTGACTGTCGAGCGGCAGAGCCGGAGCTGA
- a CDS encoding AMP-binding protein — MAATGLRGGVRLVPGQPADERAGCAVREDDTPVVMWTSGTTGEPKGWCHTNRGLYFRANTLVPSTNSTARRGSRTCSRPPSRRGTRSCSLRSFRGRPPSSGARGTRGVPPDDRRTRPRHRTPGADDVARRPERRFLRRVRPEFARGRCRPRVRAWTRRRCVGSGRTSVRW, encoded by the coding sequence ATCGCCGCAACAGGGCTACGAGGCGGGGTACGACTCGTTCCTGGCCAACCGGCCGACGAAAGAGCCGGATGTGCGGTTCGGGAAGACGACACGCCGGTCGTGATGTGGACCTCGGGGACGACCGGCGAGCCGAAGGGGTGGTGCCACACGAACCGCGGGCTCTACTTCCGGGCGAACACGCTGGTGCCCTCTACGAACTCCACCGCTCGGCGCGGCAGCCGCACGTGTTCACGCCCCCCTTCGCGGCGTGGTACTCGGTCGTGCTCCCTGCGCTCCTTTCGGGGGCGACCACCTTCTTCCGGAGCACGTGGGACCCGGGGCGTACCTCCGGATGATCGACGAACTCGACCTCGCCACCGCACTCCCGGTGCCGACGATGTGGCGCGGCGTCCCGAACGTCGATTCCTTCGACGAGTACGACCCGAGTTCGCTCGGGGTCGGTGCCGTCCGCGGGTGAGGGCCTGGACGCGACGGCGTTGCGTCGGCTCCGGGAGAACGTCCGTGAGGTGGTGA
- a CDS encoding class I adenylate-forming enzyme family protein produces the protein MPSAGEGLDATALRRLRENVREVVKNSYAATVMQNAQLTAENVESVGKPVPGVQVRIVDRNGGSEGAKPPGEAGEIAVRAPDCPVWAKKRTDKTGEMFEDGWWYYGDLGYTDESGFASLQGRTDLMIISKWIKIYPSPVEEVFNAHPDLNKSAIVGVDDEYGEKVTADVHSPNPDLTAGELDQWCLDSDETARMERPREYRFVDESLPRTSTGALDRLGAKNEDPQ, from the coding sequence GTGCCGTCCGCGGGTGAGGGCCTGGACGCGACGGCGTTGCGTCGGCTCCGGGAGAACGTCCGTGAGGTGGTGAAAAACTCCTACGCCGCGACGGTGATGCAGAACGCCCAACTCACCGCCGAGAACGTCGAGAGCGTCGGCAAGCCCGTCCCGGGCGTTCAGGTCCGGATCGTCGACCGGAACGGCGGCTCCGAGGGCGCCAAGCCGCCGGGCGAGGCCGGCGAGATCGCGGTCCGGGCGCCGGACTGTCCGGTGTGGGCGAAGAAGCGGACCGACAAGACCGGAGAGATGTTCGAGGACGGGTGGTGGTACTACGGCGACCTCGGCTACACGGACGAGTCGGGGTTCGCCTCCCTCCAGGGACGGACGGATCTGATGATCATATCGAAGTGGATCAAAATCTACCCCTCGCCGGTCGAGGAGGTCTTCAACGCCCACCCCGACCTCAACAAGTCGGCGATCGTCGGCGTCGACGACGAGTACGGCGAGAAGGTGACCGCGGACGTCCACTCGCCGAACCCCGACCTGACCGCCGGGGAGTTAGACCAGTGGTGTCTCGACAGCGACGAGACCGCGCGGATGGAGCGCCCCCGGGAGTACCGCTTCGTCGACGAGTCGCTCCCCCGGACCTCTACCGGAGCGCTCGATCGGCTGGGTGCGAAAAACGAGGATCCCCAATAA
- a CDS encoding pyridoxal-phosphate-dependent aminotransferase family protein, with protein MLQPPDTEPLDPPERTLMGPGPSEVHPRVLRIMSAPLIGHLDASFIEIMNEVQELLRYTFQTENRWTIPVSGTGSASMETAFANVVEPGDTVLVPTNGYFGGRMASMAQRAGGEVVHVDAPWGEPLDPDDVAAAFDRHDPEVFGFVHAETSTGVVQPQVPELTSIAHEHDAYVIADTVTSLGGVELRVDEWDVDVAYSGGQKCLSCPPGASPLTVNDRTMEKVLGRDTDVRSWYLDLSLLEGYWGEDRSYHHTAPITNVYALREALQLVAEEGLEARWGRHREMATRLKEGVEELGLELNPDDEFWLPSLNAVRIPDGIDDTRLLAEVQEQYNLEIASGLGDLEGEILRIGCMGYSARPQNVRLVLSALEDALAMQGYEP; from the coding sequence ATGCTACAGCCACCGGATACCGAACCGCTCGATCCCCCGGAACGGACGCTGATGGGCCCCGGCCCGAGCGAGGTCCACCCGCGCGTGCTCAGGATTATGAGCGCGCCGCTCATCGGCCACCTCGACGCGTCGTTCATCGAGATTATGAACGAGGTCCAGGAGCTCCTTCGCTACACGTTCCAGACCGAGAACCGCTGGACGATCCCGGTGAGCGGGACCGGGTCGGCGTCGATGGAGACCGCGTTCGCGAACGTCGTCGAACCCGGCGACACCGTCCTCGTGCCGACGAACGGCTACTTCGGCGGCCGGATGGCGTCGATGGCACAGCGGGCGGGCGGCGAGGTCGTCCACGTGGACGCCCCGTGGGGGGAGCCGCTGGACCCCGACGACGTCGCCGCGGCGTTCGACCGACACGACCCCGAGGTGTTCGGGTTCGTCCACGCCGAGACGAGCACCGGCGTGGTGCAGCCGCAGGTGCCGGAGCTCACGAGTATCGCCCACGAACACGACGCGTACGTCATCGCAGACACCGTGACGTCGCTGGGCGGCGTCGAACTCCGCGTCGACGAGTGGGACGTCGACGTCGCGTACTCGGGCGGCCAGAAGTGCCTGTCGTGTCCGCCGGGCGCGAGCCCGCTCACCGTCAACGACCGGACGATGGAGAAGGTTCTCGGCCGCGACACCGACGTTCGGTCGTGGTATCTGGATCTCTCCCTCCTGGAGGGCTACTGGGGCGAGGACCGGTCGTACCACCACACCGCGCCGATCACGAACGTCTACGCGCTACGGGAGGCGCTCCAGCTGGTCGCCGAGGAGGGACTGGAGGCGCGGTGGGGGCGCCACCGCGAGATGGCCACCCGGCTCAAGGAGGGCGTCGAGGAGCTGGGTCTCGAACTGAACCCCGACGACGAGTTCTGGCTGCCCTCTCTGAACGCGGTTCGGATCCCCGACGGCATCGACGACACACGCCTGCTCGCGGAGGTCCAAGAGCAGTACAACCTTGAGATCGCGAGCGGCCTCGGCGACCTGGAGGGTGAGATCCTTCGGATCGGCTGTATGGGCTACTCTGCGCGGCCGCAGAACGTCCGACTCGTTCTCTCCGCCCTGGAGGACGCCCTCGCGATGCAGGGTTACGAGCCGTAA
- a CDS encoding NAD(P)-dependent oxidoreductase — protein sequence MLADSDVVILTPELTDETRGLIGASELETMRSSAILVNVSRGPVVDEAALIDALRDDRIPGAGLDVFAEEPLGGDSPLSDLDTLVPTPHIAAMTAESRADTTDQLVEDVLRLVDDRPIIDRYVVVDGES from the coding sequence TTGCTGGCCGACAGCGACGTCGTGATCCTCACGCCGGAGCTTACCGACGAGACCAGGGGGTTGATCGGCGCGTCCGAACTCGAGACGATGCGGTCGTCGGCGATCCTCGTGAACGTCTCCCGCGGCCCGGTGGTCGACGAGGCGGCGCTGATCGACGCCCTGCGCGATGACCGCATCCCCGGTGCGGGCCTCGATGTCTTCGCCGAGGAACCGCTCGGCGGGGACTCGCCGCTCTCGGACCTCGACACCCTCGTCCCGACGCCGCACATCGCCGCGATGACCGCCGAAAGTCGCGCGGACACCACCGACCAGCTCGTCGAGGACGTGCTCCGACTGGTCGACGATCGGCCGATCATAGACCGGTACGTCGTCGTCGACGGTGAGTCCTGA
- the thsA gene encoding thermosome subunit alpha has product MSESNPGQRQRSGAPVFILDEDSERTAGRDAQQANIAAGKAIAEAVRTTLGPQGMDKMLVSDSGDVVITNDGATILSEMDIEHPAAQMLVDVADEQEAALGDGTTTAAILTGELLSAAEEFLDQDLHPRTIVEGYWEVERIAADAIDDCILDDDEFGEESLQQAVESAMTGKGTGSVAVDALAGTIIEAVERVDDDGTADRDAIAVEARTGRSASATEVVDGVLADADPVRDGMPERVDDATVAVIDGDLEQREPGVDTEYAISTDEQLSTAVAAEEETLVGYAESLATAGVDVAFVTGDIADRTASALASRGILAFEDVDGDAAAVAAATGASQVPGADEVEAGDPGSAGAIAVEAAGDDSVVRIEAGAGEPRATVVVRGSTEHALDEIERTVNDGIDVAVAAYNRREVVPGGGMVEVAVAERLREAAAGVEGRRQLAVEAAAEAFDAVPRALARSAGEDPIDTLVELRAANREGRAGLVIDGDVTVADPVEHGVLDPAAVKRESVRSAVEVATMILRIDDVISAD; this is encoded by the coding sequence ATGTCGGAATCGAACCCTGGTCAGCGACAGCGATCCGGAGCACCGGTGTTCATCCTGGACGAGGACAGCGAGCGGACCGCCGGTCGCGACGCCCAACAGGCGAACATCGCGGCCGGAAAGGCCATCGCGGAGGCCGTTCGGACCACGCTCGGCCCCCAGGGAATGGACAAGATGCTGGTCTCGGATTCCGGCGACGTGGTGATCACGAACGACGGGGCGACCATCCTCTCGGAGATGGACATCGAACACCCCGCAGCGCAGATGCTCGTCGACGTCGCCGACGAGCAGGAGGCGGCGCTGGGTGACGGGACCACCACGGCCGCGATCCTGACGGGCGAGCTACTCTCGGCGGCCGAGGAGTTCCTCGATCAGGACCTCCACCCGCGGACGATCGTCGAAGGCTACTGGGAGGTCGAGCGGATCGCCGCCGACGCGATCGACGACTGCATACTCGACGACGACGAGTTCGGCGAGGAGTCGCTGCAGCAGGCTGTCGAGTCCGCGATGACGGGCAAAGGGACCGGCAGTGTCGCCGTGGACGCCCTTGCCGGGACGATCATCGAAGCCGTCGAGCGGGTCGACGACGACGGTACGGCCGACCGGGATGCCATCGCCGTCGAGGCCCGAACCGGTCGGAGCGCCAGTGCCACGGAGGTCGTCGACGGTGTCCTCGCTGACGCCGACCCGGTACGCGACGGGATGCCCGAACGTGTCGACGACGCCACAGTCGCGGTTATCGACGGCGATCTGGAGCAGCGCGAACCCGGAGTCGACACCGAATACGCGATCAGCACCGACGAGCAGCTGTCGACCGCGGTCGCCGCCGAGGAGGAGACCCTCGTCGGCTACGCCGAGTCGCTGGCGACGGCGGGCGTCGACGTGGCGTTCGTGACCGGCGACATCGCAGACCGGACGGCCAGCGCACTCGCGTCCCGGGGCATCCTCGCGTTCGAGGACGTCGACGGCGACGCGGCCGCGGTGGCGGCCGCGACCGGCGCCTCGCAGGTCCCGGGTGCCGACGAAGTCGAAGCCGGCGACCCGGGTAGCGCGGGCGCTATCGCCGTCGAGGCCGCCGGCGACGACAGCGTCGTCCGTATCGAGGCCGGCGCCGGCGAGCCGCGGGCGACGGTGGTAGTGCGCGGGAGCACCGAACACGCGCTCGACGAGATCGAGCGGACCGTCAACGACGGGATCGACGTCGCGGTGGCGGCGTACAACCGCCGCGAGGTCGTCCCCGGCGGCGGGATGGTCGAGGTCGCTGTCGCCGAACGGCTTCGGGAGGCGGCCGCCGGAGTCGAGGGGCGGCGACAGCTGGCCGTCGAGGCCGCCGCGGAGGCGTTCGACGCCGTCCCACGGGCCCTCGCCCGGAGCGCCGGGGAGGACCCGATCGACACGCTCGTCGAACTCCGCGCAGCGAACCGCGAGGGGCGGGCCGGGCTCGTGATCGACGGGGACGTCACCGTCGCGGATCCCGTCGAACACGGGGTGCTCGACCCCGCGGCCGTCAAGCGGGAGTCGGTCCGGAGCGCCGTTGAGGTGGCGACGATGATCCTCCGGATCGACGACGTCATCAGCGCCGACTAA
- a CDS encoding MBL fold metallo-hydrolase, translating into MTVSHDGLAVEWLGYATIRIESEDAVAYVDPGRYGVLSDEWTPPSDAARGAHPPARDYRPEDADAVFVTHLHHYDPDGIERVAAEDATVVAFEAIDVNDTRRADTRPEALPYDVRTVGADERGAVGDVGFRTVPAYNRPDGPHTGSDGAPVHPEGFGCGYVLSVDGTRVLYPGDSDVLPVHANLDVSLFLPSIDDTFSMGGEAVVELAAEMSPDLVCPVHYNTFDALEADSRAVAGAVAARGIPVVLDES; encoded by the coding sequence ATGACAGTCTCCCACGACGGCCTCGCGGTCGAGTGGCTGGGGTACGCCACGATACGAATCGAAAGCGAGGACGCCGTCGCCTACGTCGATCCGGGGCGGTACGGCGTCCTCTCCGACGAGTGGACGCCGCCCAGCGACGCGGCTCGCGGCGCCCATCCGCCGGCGCGCGACTACCGTCCCGAGGACGCCGACGCCGTGTTCGTCACGCATCTGCACCACTACGATCCCGACGGGATCGAACGGGTGGCCGCCGAGGACGCCACCGTCGTCGCGTTCGAGGCCATCGACGTGAACGATACGCGACGGGCCGACACCCGACCCGAGGCGTTGCCCTACGACGTCCGGACCGTCGGCGCGGACGAACGCGGCGCGGTCGGGGACGTCGGCTTCCGGACAGTCCCGGCCTACAACCGACCTGACGGCCCGCACACCGGCTCCGACGGTGCGCCGGTCCACCCCGAGGGGTTCGGCTGCGGCTACGTGCTCTCCGTCGACGGCACCCGCGTCCTCTACCCCGGTGACTCCGACGTACTGCCTGTGCACGCGAACCTCGACGTGTCCCTGTTTCTGCCGTCAATCGACGACACGTTCTCGATGGGCGGTGAGGCCGTCGTCGAGTTGGCCGCCGAGATGTCCCCCGACCTCGTCTGTCCGGTCCACTACAACACCTTCGACGCGCTCGAAGCCGACTCCCGGGCCGTGGCCGGAGCGGTGGCTGCTCGCGGCATCCCGGTGGTGCTTGACGAGTCCTGA
- a CDS encoding methyltransferase domain-containing protein yields the protein MNAPLSPADRTKLDSGSDAAFYDHPRFVTHADDGFIERLSDLYDSFLADGDRVFDAMSSWVSHLPPRAYARVVGHGLNGAELDANGALDEWFVRDLNAEQALPLADDAFDAVLCALSVQYLQYPGATFAEFERVLAPDGVAVVSFTNRMFPTKAIRAWRSAGMDERVELVSSYCAAGGLAVADVVRDRPETDPFAAVIARHESAETGAPGN from the coding sequence GTGAACGCCCCGTTATCACCGGCGGATCGAACCAAACTCGACTCCGGGTCCGACGCCGCGTTCTACGACCACCCGCGGTTCGTGACGCACGCCGACGACGGGTTCATCGAGCGTCTCTCCGACCTGTATGACTCGTTTCTCGCCGACGGCGACCGGGTCTTCGACGCGATGAGTAGCTGGGTGTCCCACCTCCCGCCGCGGGCGTACGCCCGGGTCGTCGGACACGGACTCAACGGGGCCGAACTCGACGCCAACGGGGCTCTCGACGAGTGGTTCGTCCGGGATCTCAACGCCGAACAGGCACTCCCGCTGGCCGACGACGCGTTCGACGCCGTCCTGTGTGCGCTCTCGGTCCAGTATCTCCAGTATCCGGGGGCGACCTTCGCCGAGTTCGAGCGCGTGCTCGCACCCGACGGCGTCGCGGTCGTGAGCTTCACGAACCGGATGTTCCCGACGAAGGCGATCCGCGCGTGGCGGAGCGCCGGGATGGACGAACGCGTCGAGTTGGTGTCGTCGTACTGTGCGGCCGGCGGACTCGCCGTCGCCGACGTCGTCCGCGACCGCCCGGAGACGGATCCGTTCGCGGCCGTGATCGCCCGGCACGAGTCGGCAGAGACCGGGGCGCCGGGGAACTGA
- a CDS encoding universal stress protein, protein MTNDDADADRDLLGHVLLPVATEEDARTTAAALEPYDPGRVTALHVVEKGGGTPDKTPVEQSEELAEEAYAAVRAFFPGAEDHTAYGRDVVDAILAAGEEVGATAVAYRPRGGNRLVQFLSGDRSLRLVTEADRPVIALPRDESGE, encoded by the coding sequence ATGACCAACGACGACGCGGACGCCGACCGCGACCTACTGGGACACGTCCTGCTCCCGGTGGCGACCGAGGAGGACGCACGGACCACCGCGGCCGCCCTGGAGCCGTACGATCCGGGCCGCGTGACCGCACTCCACGTCGTCGAGAAGGGCGGCGGCACCCCCGACAAGACGCCGGTGGAGCAGTCCGAGGAACTCGCCGAGGAAGCCTACGCCGCCGTCCGGGCGTTCTTCCCCGGCGCCGAGGACCACACCGCGTACGGCCGCGACGTCGTCGACGCGATCCTCGCGGCGGGCGAGGAGGTCGGGGCGACCGCGGTCGCGTACCGCCCCCGGGGCGGCAACAGGCTAGTGCAGTTCCTCTCCGGCGACCGGTCGCTGCGGCTGGTGACGGAGGCGGACCGGCCGGTGATCGCGTTGCCACGGGACGAGTCCGGGGAGTAG
- a CDS encoding ASCH domain-containing protein — MSEIDADDVLPNDRVQQAVSDGEITQLTRGATTRYASEGDTFEIDGDTFAVTSVDRRTLGEFTDADARREGSESLAAYKRRMQRVHPGDFTWDDSDEVLTYRFERVE, encoded by the coding sequence ATGTCCGAGATCGACGCCGACGACGTCCTGCCGAACGACCGCGTCCAGCAGGCCGTTTCCGATGGGGAGATCACGCAGTTGACCCGCGGCGCGACCACACGGTACGCAAGCGAGGGCGATACCTTCGAGATCGACGGCGACACCTTCGCGGTGACGAGCGTCGACCGCCGCACGCTCGGCGAATTCACCGACGCCGACGCCCGACGCGAGGGCTCGGAGTCGCTCGCGGCGTACAAACGGCGGATGCAACGGGTCCATCCGGGCGACTTCACGTGGGACGACAGCGACGAGGTGCTGACCTACCGGTTCGAGCGGGTCGAGTGA